In Streptomyces nodosus, one DNA window encodes the following:
- a CDS encoding FxLD family lanthipeptide translates to MAQATATLASKTVEVPLSEDEWDLSTIITTSPMPITEMCDTNDGCAKTCASSCTSS, encoded by the coding sequence ATGGCTCAAGCCACTGCGACACTCGCCTCGAAGACGGTTGAGGTTCCGCTCTCCGAGGACGAGTGGGACCTGAGCACGATCATCACCACCTCCCCGATGCCGATCACCGAGATGTGCGACACCAACGACGGGTGTGCCAAGACCTGCGCGTCGTCCTGCACCTCGAGCTGA
- a CDS encoding ATP-binding protein, whose product MTTHLADQERTRCRAPGAADEPRRCGGIGTALEMSIERRPNPDGDALSEADAAWPRRLRRIVRASLIHWGRPSLVETAELLLTELATNALRHARGLDIGIRIYAQGDRLVIEVNDGSPTRPVFRHATATDESGRGLFLVDAMAAEWGVTPDGTTTWCTLPLAEGPSDIKDPESGWFYSLVPRGFSAW is encoded by the coding sequence ATGACGACCCACCTCGCGGATCAGGAGCGCACTCGTTGCCGCGCGCCCGGCGCCGCCGATGAACCGAGACGCTGCGGAGGCATCGGAACAGCCCTGGAGATGTCCATCGAGCGCCGTCCCAACCCGGATGGCGATGCCCTCTCCGAGGCAGACGCCGCCTGGCCGCGGCGACTCCGCCGCATCGTCCGAGCCAGCCTTATCCACTGGGGTCGCCCCAGCCTGGTGGAGACTGCGGAACTGCTGCTCACCGAGTTGGCGACCAATGCTCTCCGCCATGCAAGAGGTCTCGATATCGGCATCCGCATCTATGCCCAAGGCGACCGCCTCGTGATCGAGGTGAACGACGGCTCCCCCACCCGGCCCGTGTTCCGCCACGCCACCGCCACCGATGAAAGCGGCCGCGGCCTCTTCCTCGTCGATGCCATGGCCGCGGAGTGGGGTGTCACCCCTGATGGCACGACGACCTGGTGCACCCTCCCTCTGGCTGAAGGGCCCTCTGACATCAAGGACCCCGAGAGCGGTTGGTTCTACTCGCTGGTCCCACGCGGATTCTCTGCCTGGTGA